One region of Serinus canaria isolate serCan28SL12 chromosome 25, serCan2020, whole genome shotgun sequence genomic DNA includes:
- the PIP4K2C gene encoding phosphatidylinositol 5-phosphate 4-kinase type-2 gamma isoform X45, with amino-acid sequence MCHMGDPGLSPGSWPPVPWLGHLSPGSVPPGVLVQSPPRGGSVTCVTCVPGWLCHLCPLGVSPVSPAVSPVSLGVAPVSLGGCVPSCVTCAPRCPLQGWLCHLCPWCGCVTCVAVSPVSPLWLCHLCGCVPCVPSCVTCVAVSPVSPLWLCHLYGCVPCPHLCPWWGCVPCPQLCPQLCPPCPQVSLVSPGGCVTCVAVSHVPSCVLCPQVSLVWLCPVSPAVSCVPRCPWCGCVPCPQLCPVSPGVPGVAVSRVPSCVPCPQVSLARSPPRWVGSGRRLLLSADRTLVLKELSSEDVADVHGLLAHYHQYVVQCHGQTLLPRFLGMYRVSVDSEDTYLLVMRNLFSHRLPVHRKYDLKGSLVDREASDKEKGKELPTLKDVDFLNKNEKVFVEEEQQRDFMDKLKRDVEFLVQQKLMDYSLLLGIHEVERGEQEEEEELEEEELGGGDDGGLGGPYGTSPEGLGGLLNSYRPLGPGEFDPGVDVYALRGAEGAPRREVYFMGLIDVLTQYDARKKAAHAAKTVKHGAGAEISTVHPEQYAKRFLDFITNIFA; translated from the exons ATGTGTCACATGGGGGACCCGGGGCTGTCGCCGGGCTCCTGGcctcctgtcccctggctgggtcacctgtcccctggcagtgtACCCCCAGGTGTCCTGGTGCAGAGCCCCCCGCGGGgtggctctgtcacctgtgtcacctgtgtccctgggtggctgtgtcacctgtgtcccctgggggtgtcacctgtgtccccagctgtgtcacctgtgtccctgggggtggcaccggtgtccctgggtggctgtgtccccagctgtgtcacctgtgcccccaggtgccccctgcaggggtggctgtgtcacctgtgtccctggtgtggctgtgtcacctgtgtggCTGTGTCACCAGTGTCGCCActgtggctgtgtcacctgtgtggctgtgtcccctgtgtccccagctgtgtcacctgtgtggCTGTGTCACCAGTGTCCCCATTGTGGCTGTGTCATTTGTATGGCTgtgtcccatgtccccatctATGTCCCTGGTGGGGCtgtgtcccttgtccccagctgtgtccccagctgtgtcccccgtgtccccaggtgtcccttgtGTCCCCAGGtggctgtgtcacctgtgtggctgtgtcccatgtccccagctgtgtcctgtgtccccaggtgtccctggtgtggctgtgtcccgtgtccccag ctgtgtcctgtgtccccaggtgtccctggtgtggctgtgtcccgtgtccccag ctgtgtcccgtgtccccaggtgtccctggtgtggctgtgtcccgtgtccccag ctgtgtcccgtgtccccaggtgtccctggcacGCAGCCCCCCGCGCTGGGTGGGCAGTGGGCGCCGCCTGCTGCTCTCGGCCGACCGGACGCTGGTGCTGAAGGAGCTGTCGAGCGAGGACGTGGCCGACGTGCACGGGCTGCTGGCACACTACCACCAG tACGTGGTGCAGTGCCACGGGCAGACGCTGCTGCCGCGTTTCCTGGGCATGTACCGGGTGAGCGTGGACAGCGAGGACACCTACCTGCTGGTCATGAGGAACCTCTTCAGCCACCGCCTGCCCGTGCACAGGAAGTATGACCTCAAG ggctccctggTGGACCGAGAGGCCAGTGACAAGGAGAAG GGCAAGGAGCTGCCCACCCTGAAGGACGTGGATTTCCTCAACAAGAACGAGAAGGTGTTcgtggaggaggagcagcagcgcGACTTCATGGACAAACTCAAGAGGGACGTGGAG TTCCTGGTGCAGCAGAAGCTGATGGACTacagcctgctgctgggcatCCACGAGGTGGAGCGGGGcgagcaggaggaggaggaggagctggaggaagaggagctcgGCGGGGGTGATGatggggggctggggggtccCTATGGCACCTCCccggaggggctgggggggctcctCAACTCCTACCGGCCCCTGGGCCCCGGCGAGTTCGACCCCGGCGTGGACGTGTACGCCCTGCGCGGGGCCGAGG gagccccccGGCGCGAGGTTTATTTCATGGGGCTGATCGATGTCCTCACCCAGTACGACGCCCGCAAGAAGGCGGCACACGCGGCCAAGACCGTCAAACATGGG GCCGGAGCCGAGATCTCCACGGTGCACCCCGAGCAATACGCCAAGCGCTTCCTCGACTTCATCACCAACATCTTCGCCTGA
- the PIP4K2C gene encoding phosphatidylinositol 5-phosphate 4-kinase type-2 gamma isoform X25 codes for MCHMGDPGLSPGSWPPVPWLGHLSPGSVPPGVLVQSPPRGGSVTCVTCVPGWLCHLCPLGVSPVSPAVSPVSLGVAPVSLGGCVPSCVTCAPRCPLQGWLCHLCPWCGCVTCVAVSPVSPLWLCHLCGCVPCVPSCVTCVAVSPVSPLWLCHLYGCVPCPHLCPWWGCVPCPQLCPQLCPPCPQVSLVSPGGCVTCVAVSHVPSCVLCPQVSLVWLCPVSPGVPGVAVSRVPSCVPCPQLCPWCGCVPVSPAVSRVPRCPWCGCVPCPQLCPVSPAVSLVWLSPVSPAVSRVPSCVPGVAVSRVPSCVPCPQVSLVWLCPVSPAVSRVPTCPWCGCVPRVPSCVPCPHVSLARSPPRWVGSGRRLLLSADRTLVLKELSSEDVADVHGLLAHYHQYVVQCHGQTLLPRFLGMYRVSVDSEDTYLLVMRNLFSHRLPVHRKYDLKGSLVDREASDKEKGKELPTLKDVDFLNKNEKVFVEEEQQRDFMDKLKRDVEFLVQQKLMDYSLLLGIHEVERGEQEEEEELEEEELGGGDDGGLGGPYGTSPEGLGGLLNSYRPLGPGEFDPGVDVYALRGAEGAPRREVYFMGLIDVLTQYDARKKAAHAAKTVKHGAGAEISTVHPEQYAKRFLDFITNIFA; via the exons ATGTGTCACATGGGGGACCCGGGGCTGTCGCCGGGCTCCTGGcctcctgtcccctggctgggtcacctgtcccctggcagtgtACCCCCAGGTGTCCTGGTGCAGAGCCCCCCGCGGGgtggctctgtcacctgtgtcacctgtgtccctgggtggctgtgtcacctgtgtcccctgggggtgtcacctgtgtccccagctgtgtcacctgtgtccctgggggtggcaccggtgtccctgggtggctgtgtccccagctgtgtcacctgtgcccccaggtgccccctgcaggggtggctgtgtcacctgtgtccctggtgtggctgtgtcacctgtgtggCTGTGTCACCAGTGTCGCCActgtggctgtgtcacctgtgtggctgtgtcccctgtgtccccagctgtgtcacctgtgtggCTGTGTCACCAGTGTCCCCATTGTGGCTGTGTCATTTGTATGGCTgtgtcccatgtccccatctATGTCCCTGGTGGGGCtgtgtcccttgtccccagctgtgtccccagctgtgtcccccgtgtccccaggtgtcccttgtGTCCCCAGGtggctgtgtcacctgtgtggctgtgtcccatgtccccagctgtgtcctgtgtccccaggtgtccctggtgtggctgtgtcccgtgtccccaggtgtccctggtgtggctgtgtcccgtgtccccagctgtgtcccgtgtccccagctgtgtccctggtgtggctgtgtccccgtgtccccagctgtgtcccgtgtccccag gtgtccctggtgtggctgtgtcccgtgtccccagctgtgtcccgtgtccccagctgtgtccctggtgtggctgtcccccgtgtccccagctgtgtcccgtgtccccagctgtgtccctggtgtggctgtgtcccgtgtccccagctgtgtcccgtgtccccaggtgtccctggtgtggctgtgtcccgtgtccccag ctgtgtcccgTGTCCCCAC gtgtccctggtgtggctgtgtcccccgtgtccccagctgtgtcccgTGTCCCCAC gtgtccctggcacGCAGCCCCCCGCGCTGGGTGGGCAGTGGGCGCCGCCTGCTGCTCTCGGCCGACCGGACGCTGGTGCTGAAGGAGCTGTCGAGCGAGGACGTGGCCGACGTGCACGGGCTGCTGGCACACTACCACCAG tACGTGGTGCAGTGCCACGGGCAGACGCTGCTGCCGCGTTTCCTGGGCATGTACCGGGTGAGCGTGGACAGCGAGGACACCTACCTGCTGGTCATGAGGAACCTCTTCAGCCACCGCCTGCCCGTGCACAGGAAGTATGACCTCAAG ggctccctggTGGACCGAGAGGCCAGTGACAAGGAGAAG GGCAAGGAGCTGCCCACCCTGAAGGACGTGGATTTCCTCAACAAGAACGAGAAGGTGTTcgtggaggaggagcagcagcgcGACTTCATGGACAAACTCAAGAGGGACGTGGAG TTCCTGGTGCAGCAGAAGCTGATGGACTacagcctgctgctgggcatCCACGAGGTGGAGCGGGGcgagcaggaggaggaggaggagctggaggaagaggagctcgGCGGGGGTGATGatggggggctggggggtccCTATGGCACCTCCccggaggggctgggggggctcctCAACTCCTACCGGCCCCTGGGCCCCGGCGAGTTCGACCCCGGCGTGGACGTGTACGCCCTGCGCGGGGCCGAGG gagccccccGGCGCGAGGTTTATTTCATGGGGCTGATCGATGTCCTCACCCAGTACGACGCCCGCAAGAAGGCGGCACACGCGGCCAAGACCGTCAAACATGGG GCCGGAGCCGAGATCTCCACGGTGCACCCCGAGCAATACGCCAAGCGCTTCCTCGACTTCATCACCAACATCTTCGCCTGA
- the PIP4K2C gene encoding phosphatidylinositol 5-phosphate 4-kinase type-2 gamma isoform X12 — MCHMGDPGLSPGSWPPVPWLGHLSPGSVPPGVLVQSPPRGGSVTCVTCVPGWLCHLCPLGVSPVSPAVSPVSLGVAPVSLGGCVPSCVTCAPRCPLQGWLCHLCPWCGCVTCVAVSPVSPLWLCHLCGCVPCVPSCVTCVAVSPVSPLWLCHLYGCVPCPHLCPWWGCVPCPQLCPQLCPPCPQVSLVSPGGCVTCVAVSHVPSCVLCPQVSLVWLCPVSPGVPGVAVSRVPSCVPCPQLCPWCGCVPVSPAVSRVPRCPWCGCVPCPQLCPVSPAVSLVWLSPVSPAVSRVPSCVPGVAVSRVPSCVPCPQVSLVWLCPVSPAVSRVPSCVPCPHVSLVWLCPVSPAVSRVPRCPWCGCVPRVPSCVPCPQVSLARSPPRWVGSGRRLLLSADRTLVLKELSSEDVADVHGLLAHYHQYVVQCHGQTLLPRFLGMYRVSVDSEDTYLLVMRNLFSHRLPVHRKYDLKGSLVDREASDKEKGKELPTLKDVDFLNKNEKVFVEEEQQRDFMDKLKRDVEFLVQQKLMDYSLLLGIHEVERGEQEEEEELEEEELGGGDDGGLGGPYGTSPEGLGGLLNSYRPLGPGEFDPGVDVYALRGAEGAPRREVYFMGLIDVLTQYDARKKAAHAAKTVKHGAGAEISTVHPEQYAKRFLDFITNIFA; from the exons ATGTGTCACATGGGGGACCCGGGGCTGTCGCCGGGCTCCTGGcctcctgtcccctggctgggtcacctgtcccctggcagtgtACCCCCAGGTGTCCTGGTGCAGAGCCCCCCGCGGGgtggctctgtcacctgtgtcacctgtgtccctgggtggctgtgtcacctgtgtcccctgggggtgtcacctgtgtccccagctgtgtcacctgtgtccctgggggtggcaccggtgtccctgggtggctgtgtccccagctgtgtcacctgtgcccccaggtgccccctgcaggggtggctgtgtcacctgtgtccctggtgtggctgtgtcacctgtgtggCTGTGTCACCAGTGTCGCCActgtggctgtgtcacctgtgtggctgtgtcccctgtgtccccagctgtgtcacctgtgtggCTGTGTCACCAGTGTCCCCATTGTGGCTGTGTCATTTGTATGGCTgtgtcccatgtccccatctATGTCCCTGGTGGGGCtgtgtcccttgtccccagctgtgtccccagctgtgtcccccgtgtccccaggtgtcccttgtGTCCCCAGGtggctgtgtcacctgtgtggctgtgtcccatgtccccagctgtgtcctgtgtccccaggtgtccctggtgtggctgtgtcccgtgtccccaggtgtccctggtgtggctgtgtcccgtgtccccagctgtgtcccgtgtccccagctgtgtccctggtgtggctgtgtccccgtgtccccagctgtgtcccgtgtccccag gtgtccctggtgtggctgtgtcccgtgtccccagctgtgtcccgtgtccccagctgtgtccctggtgtggctgtcccccgtgtccccagctgtgtcccgtgtccccagctgtgtccctggtgtggctgtgtcccgtgtccccagctgtgtcccgtgtccccag gtgtccctggtgtggctgtgtcccgtgtccccagctgtgtcccgtgtccccag ctgtgtcccgTGTCCCCACGTGTCCCTGGTGTGGCTGTGTcccgtgtccccagctgtgtcccgtgtccccaggtgtccctggtgtggctgtgtcccccgtgtccccagctgtgtcccgtgtccccag gtgtccctggcacGCAGCCCCCCGCGCTGGGTGGGCAGTGGGCGCCGCCTGCTGCTCTCGGCCGACCGGACGCTGGTGCTGAAGGAGCTGTCGAGCGAGGACGTGGCCGACGTGCACGGGCTGCTGGCACACTACCACCAG tACGTGGTGCAGTGCCACGGGCAGACGCTGCTGCCGCGTTTCCTGGGCATGTACCGGGTGAGCGTGGACAGCGAGGACACCTACCTGCTGGTCATGAGGAACCTCTTCAGCCACCGCCTGCCCGTGCACAGGAAGTATGACCTCAAG ggctccctggTGGACCGAGAGGCCAGTGACAAGGAGAAG GGCAAGGAGCTGCCCACCCTGAAGGACGTGGATTTCCTCAACAAGAACGAGAAGGTGTTcgtggaggaggagcagcagcgcGACTTCATGGACAAACTCAAGAGGGACGTGGAG TTCCTGGTGCAGCAGAAGCTGATGGACTacagcctgctgctgggcatCCACGAGGTGGAGCGGGGcgagcaggaggaggaggaggagctggaggaagaggagctcgGCGGGGGTGATGatggggggctggggggtccCTATGGCACCTCCccggaggggctgggggggctcctCAACTCCTACCGGCCCCTGGGCCCCGGCGAGTTCGACCCCGGCGTGGACGTGTACGCCCTGCGCGGGGCCGAGG gagccccccGGCGCGAGGTTTATTTCATGGGGCTGATCGATGTCCTCACCCAGTACGACGCCCGCAAGAAGGCGGCACACGCGGCCAAGACCGTCAAACATGGG GCCGGAGCCGAGATCTCCACGGTGCACCCCGAGCAATACGCCAAGCGCTTCCTCGACTTCATCACCAACATCTTCGCCTGA
- the PIP4K2C gene encoding phosphatidylinositol 5-phosphate 4-kinase type-2 gamma isoform X35, whose translation MCHMGDPGLSPGSWPPVPWLGHLSPGSVPPGVLVQSPPRGGSVTCVTCVPGWLCHLCPLGVSPVSPAVSPVSLGVAPVSLGGCVPSCVTCAPRCPLQGWLCHLCPWCGCVTCVAVSPVSPLWLCHLCGCVPCVPSCVTCVAVSPVSPLWLCHLYGCVPCPHLCPWWGCVPCPQLCPQLCPPCPQVSLVSPGGCVTCVAVSHVPSCVLCPQVSLVWLCPVSPAVSRVPRCPWCGCVPCPQLCPVSPRVPGVAVSHVPSCVPCPHVSLVWLCPVSPAVSRVPRCPWCGCVPRVPSCVPCPQVSLARSPPRWVGSGRRLLLSADRTLVLKELSSEDVADVHGLLAHYHQYVVQCHGQTLLPRFLGMYRVSVDSEDTYLLVMRNLFSHRLPVHRKYDLKGSLVDREASDKEKGKELPTLKDVDFLNKNEKVFVEEEQQRDFMDKLKRDVEFLVQQKLMDYSLLLGIHEVERGEQEEEEELEEEELGGGDDGGLGGPYGTSPEGLGGLLNSYRPLGPGEFDPGVDVYALRGAEGAPRREVYFMGLIDVLTQYDARKKAAHAAKTVKHGAGAEISTVHPEQYAKRFLDFITNIFA comes from the exons ATGTGTCACATGGGGGACCCGGGGCTGTCGCCGGGCTCCTGGcctcctgtcccctggctgggtcacctgtcccctggcagtgtACCCCCAGGTGTCCTGGTGCAGAGCCCCCCGCGGGgtggctctgtcacctgtgtcacctgtgtccctgggtggctgtgtcacctgtgtcccctgggggtgtcacctgtgtccccagctgtgtcacctgtgtccctgggggtggcaccggtgtccctgggtggctgtgtccccagctgtgtcacctgtgcccccaggtgccccctgcaggggtggctgtgtcacctgtgtccctggtgtggctgtgtcacctgtgtggCTGTGTCACCAGTGTCGCCActgtggctgtgtcacctgtgtggctgtgtcccctgtgtccccagctgtgtcacctgtgtggCTGTGTCACCAGTGTCCCCATTGTGGCTGTGTCATTTGTATGGCTgtgtcccatgtccccatctATGTCCCTGGTGGGGCtgtgtcccttgtccccagctgtgtccccagctgtgtcccccgtgtccccaggtgtcccttgtGTCCCCAGGtggctgtgtcacctgtgtggctgtgtcccatgtccccagctgtgtcctgtgtccccaggtgtccctggtgtggctgtgtcccgtgtccccag ctgtgtcccgtgtccccaggtgtccctggtgtggctgtgtcccgtgtccccag ctgtgtcccgTGTCCCCACGTGTCCCTGGTGTGGCTgtgtcccatgtccccagctgtgtcccgTGTCCCCACGTGTCCCTGGTGTGGCTGTGTcccgtgtccccagctgtgtcccgtgtccccaggtgtccctggtgtggctgtgtcccccgtgtccccagctgtgtcccgtgtccccag gtgtccctggcacGCAGCCCCCCGCGCTGGGTGGGCAGTGGGCGCCGCCTGCTGCTCTCGGCCGACCGGACGCTGGTGCTGAAGGAGCTGTCGAGCGAGGACGTGGCCGACGTGCACGGGCTGCTGGCACACTACCACCAG tACGTGGTGCAGTGCCACGGGCAGACGCTGCTGCCGCGTTTCCTGGGCATGTACCGGGTGAGCGTGGACAGCGAGGACACCTACCTGCTGGTCATGAGGAACCTCTTCAGCCACCGCCTGCCCGTGCACAGGAAGTATGACCTCAAG ggctccctggTGGACCGAGAGGCCAGTGACAAGGAGAAG GGCAAGGAGCTGCCCACCCTGAAGGACGTGGATTTCCTCAACAAGAACGAGAAGGTGTTcgtggaggaggagcagcagcgcGACTTCATGGACAAACTCAAGAGGGACGTGGAG TTCCTGGTGCAGCAGAAGCTGATGGACTacagcctgctgctgggcatCCACGAGGTGGAGCGGGGcgagcaggaggaggaggaggagctggaggaagaggagctcgGCGGGGGTGATGatggggggctggggggtccCTATGGCACCTCCccggaggggctgggggggctcctCAACTCCTACCGGCCCCTGGGCCCCGGCGAGTTCGACCCCGGCGTGGACGTGTACGCCCTGCGCGGGGCCGAGG gagccccccGGCGCGAGGTTTATTTCATGGGGCTGATCGATGTCCTCACCCAGTACGACGCCCGCAAGAAGGCGGCACACGCGGCCAAGACCGTCAAACATGGG GCCGGAGCCGAGATCTCCACGGTGCACCCCGAGCAATACGCCAAGCGCTTCCTCGACTTCATCACCAACATCTTCGCCTGA
- the PIP4K2C gene encoding phosphatidylinositol 5-phosphate 4-kinase type-2 gamma isoform X5, protein MCHMGDPGLSPGSWPPVPWLGHLSPGSVPPGVLVQSPPRGGSVTCVTCVPGWLCHLCPLGVSPVSPAVSPVSLGVAPVSLGGCVPSCVTCAPRCPLQGWLCHLCPWCGCVTCVAVSPVSPLWLCHLCGCVPCVPSCVTCVAVSPVSPLWLCHLYGCVPCPHLCPWWGCVPCPQLCPQLCPPCPQVSLVSPGGCVTCVAVSHVPSCVLCPQVSLVWLCPVSPGVPGVAVSRVPSCVPCPQLCPWCGCVPVSPAVSRVPRCPWCGCVPCPQLCPVSPAVSLVWLSPVSPAVSRVPSCVPGVAVSRVPSCVPCPQVSLVWLCPVSPGVPGVAVSRVPSCVPCPQVSLVWLCPPCPQLCPVSPRVPGVAVSPVSPAVSRVPRCPWCGCVPRVPSCVPCPHVSLARSPPRWVGSGRRLLLSADRTLVLKELSSEDVADVHGLLAHYHQYVVQCHGQTLLPRFLGMYRVSVDSEDTYLLVMRNLFSHRLPVHRKYDLKGSLVDREASDKEKGKELPTLKDVDFLNKNEKVFVEEEQQRDFMDKLKRDVEFLVQQKLMDYSLLLGIHEVERGEQEEEEELEEEELGGGDDGGLGGPYGTSPEGLGGLLNSYRPLGPGEFDPGVDVYALRGAEGAPRREVYFMGLIDVLTQYDARKKAAHAAKTVKHGAGAEISTVHPEQYAKRFLDFITNIFA, encoded by the exons ATGTGTCACATGGGGGACCCGGGGCTGTCGCCGGGCTCCTGGcctcctgtcccctggctgggtcacctgtcccctggcagtgtACCCCCAGGTGTCCTGGTGCAGAGCCCCCCGCGGGgtggctctgtcacctgtgtcacctgtgtccctgggtggctgtgtcacctgtgtcccctgggggtgtcacctgtgtccccagctgtgtcacctgtgtccctgggggtggcaccggtgtccctgggtggctgtgtccccagctgtgtcacctgtgcccccaggtgccccctgcaggggtggctgtgtcacctgtgtccctggtgtggctgtgtcacctgtgtggCTGTGTCACCAGTGTCGCCActgtggctgtgtcacctgtgtggctgtgtcccctgtgtccccagctgtgtcacctgtgtggCTGTGTCACCAGTGTCCCCATTGTGGCTGTGTCATTTGTATGGCTgtgtcccatgtccccatctATGTCCCTGGTGGGGCtgtgtcccttgtccccagctgtgtccccagctgtgtcccccgtgtccccaggtgtcccttgtGTCCCCAGGtggctgtgtcacctgtgtggctgtgtcccatgtccccagctgtgtcctgtgtccccaggtgtccctggtgtggctgtgtcccgtgtccccaggtgtccctggtgtggctgtgtcccgtgtccccagctgtgtcccgtgtccccagctgtgtccctggtgtggctgtgtccccgtgtccccagctgtgtcccgtgtccccag gtgtccctggtgtggctgtgtcccgtgtccccagctgtgtcccgtgtccccagctgtgtccctggtgtggctgtcccccgtgtccccagctgtgtcccgtgtccccagctgtgtccctggtgtggctgtgtcccgtgtccccagctgtgtcccgtgtccccaggtgtccctggtgtggctgtgtcccgtgtccccaggtgtccctggtgtggctgtgtcccgtgtccccagctgtgtcccgtgtccccag gtgtccctggtgtggctgtgtcccccgtgtccccagctgtgtcccgTGTCCCCAC gtgtccctggtgtggctgtgtcccccgtgtccccagctgtgtcccgtgtccccaggtgtccctggtgtggctgtgtcccccgtgtccccagctgtgtcccgTGTCCCCAC gtgtccctggcacGCAGCCCCCCGCGCTGGGTGGGCAGTGGGCGCCGCCTGCTGCTCTCGGCCGACCGGACGCTGGTGCTGAAGGAGCTGTCGAGCGAGGACGTGGCCGACGTGCACGGGCTGCTGGCACACTACCACCAG tACGTGGTGCAGTGCCACGGGCAGACGCTGCTGCCGCGTTTCCTGGGCATGTACCGGGTGAGCGTGGACAGCGAGGACACCTACCTGCTGGTCATGAGGAACCTCTTCAGCCACCGCCTGCCCGTGCACAGGAAGTATGACCTCAAG ggctccctggTGGACCGAGAGGCCAGTGACAAGGAGAAG GGCAAGGAGCTGCCCACCCTGAAGGACGTGGATTTCCTCAACAAGAACGAGAAGGTGTTcgtggaggaggagcagcagcgcGACTTCATGGACAAACTCAAGAGGGACGTGGAG TTCCTGGTGCAGCAGAAGCTGATGGACTacagcctgctgctgggcatCCACGAGGTGGAGCGGGGcgagcaggaggaggaggaggagctggaggaagaggagctcgGCGGGGGTGATGatggggggctggggggtccCTATGGCACCTCCccggaggggctgggggggctcctCAACTCCTACCGGCCCCTGGGCCCCGGCGAGTTCGACCCCGGCGTGGACGTGTACGCCCTGCGCGGGGCCGAGG gagccccccGGCGCGAGGTTTATTTCATGGGGCTGATCGATGTCCTCACCCAGTACGACGCCCGCAAGAAGGCGGCACACGCGGCCAAGACCGTCAAACATGGG GCCGGAGCCGAGATCTCCACGGTGCACCCCGAGCAATACGCCAAGCGCTTCCTCGACTTCATCACCAACATCTTCGCCTGA